In a single window of the Acidobacteriota bacterium genome:
- a CDS encoding DUF2442 domain-containing protein — protein sequence MVKVKEKWDLEEFGISDKEFERQYREATKRGEESLKNDPRAVSASYQNGEVTVRLASGWSFSFDPRRYKLLKNATDEQLSDVTLLGSGSALEWPSIDQQLGIGPLVLDLIGEKYISAELGRRKGSVTSDKKKIASRENGKLGGRPRNVG from the coding sequence ATGGTGAAGGTTAAAGAAAAGTGGGACCTTGAAGAATTCGGGATCTCGGACAAGGAATTCGAACGTCAATACCGCGAGGCTACAAAGCGTGGTGAGGAATCACTGAAGAATGATCCGCGTGCAGTTTCCGCAAGCTATCAAAACGGGGAGGTGACGGTGCGTCTCGCGTCGGGGTGGAGCTTTAGTTTCGATCCAAGAAGATATAAGCTCTTGAAAAATGCCACAGATGAGCAACTTTCAGACGTCACCTTACTTGGATCGGGATCCGCCCTCGAGTGGCCATCCATCGACCAACAGCTTGGCATTGGTCCGCTTGTCCTAGATCTGATCGGTGAAAAATACATTAGCGCTGAACTGGGACGCCGCAAGGGCTCTGTCACGAGCGATAAAAAGAAAATCGCCTCGCGTGAAAACGGGAAACTCGGCGGCCGGCCAAGGAATGTAGGGTAA
- a CDS encoding cation-translocating P-type ATPase encodes MTGLTAAEAAARLERYGPNSVPEKPPKTLLRRFVEQFQSPLIYILLFALLVDFVIWLAEGATGVPVESIAIALILILNSGLGMYQEGKSEAALSRLKEMAAPLAWTLRDGHYVHIPTSQIVPGDVVRIEAGDRVPADGTNLDKDSVLLDESLLTGESVPVEKAGADELSAGTLVLRGKTHIEVTRTGSDSAMGRVATMIGSIETGKTPLEIRLAVFADQVAKIILVLAVLITVGGLLIEGTDRLGHVLIFAVALAVAAIPEGLPAVLTLTLALGVERMAKRKAVVRRLSAVEALGSVTVIATDKTGTLTENKMTVRGTDTADDHAALHAMVIANDADEGGEIGDPLETALLEHARSEGIETAALRAEFPRVTVRPFDSSYKFMRVTVREGAGTVSYFKGAPEVLLEMSSLATSEREKWQTRIAEYAAKGFRVLAVGKSTGESEDDIDFVGVIKLWDPPRPEVPDSIAEARRAGIRVVMITGDHPDTAKAIAGEIGIAATDVLTGADLDKMTSQEHAEAVRTCGIFARVLPEHKLLLVEKLREQGEVVAMTGDGVNDAPALKRSDVGVAMGDRGSDVSREVADLVLMDDNFATIVAAIEEGRNIYDNIQKFIRFLFSTNLALVLLVVGGAFGSFMLGLTDELGGLLLPLTAVQLLWINIIADGPPALALGLDHNRDVMSLSPRDPASPLLDKPSIRFIVSTGVVKALMGGILLVMMPRYGYSLLATRSGVFLFESIAQLVMAYPSRKIISPPERNMVLHIAVFGGIGLQAATIFFPPLRNLLGLETLDAAAFGIIAAAVLITWAAAEVTTRLEHRFGAH; translated from the coding sequence GTGACAGGATTGACTGCCGCGGAAGCCGCCGCTCGCCTTGAGAGGTACGGCCCAAATTCGGTTCCTGAAAAGCCTCCGAAAACGCTGCTTCGTCGATTCGTTGAACAATTTCAAAGCCCGCTCATCTACATTCTCCTTTTTGCACTGCTCGTCGATTTCGTAATTTGGCTGGCCGAAGGTGCGACCGGCGTTCCCGTTGAATCCATCGCGATCGCGCTGATATTGATACTAAATTCCGGGCTTGGAATGTATCAGGAAGGCAAGTCCGAAGCGGCACTCTCGCGGCTTAAGGAAATGGCGGCTCCGCTTGCTTGGACCCTGCGCGACGGGCATTACGTACACATTCCGACATCGCAGATCGTGCCGGGCGATGTCGTCCGCATCGAAGCAGGCGATCGCGTGCCGGCAGACGGAACGAATCTGGATAAAGACAGCGTTTTGCTCGATGAATCGCTGCTTACGGGCGAATCGGTACCGGTCGAAAAGGCCGGAGCGGATGAGCTTTCGGCCGGGACGCTAGTGCTCCGCGGCAAAACTCACATCGAGGTAACGCGAACCGGCAGCGACAGCGCGATGGGCCGCGTGGCGACGATGATCGGCTCGATCGAAACGGGTAAGACACCGCTCGAGATCCGCCTCGCCGTTTTCGCCGATCAGGTGGCGAAGATCATTCTTGTGCTCGCAGTGTTGATCACGGTCGGCGGTCTGCTGATCGAAGGCACCGACCGGCTCGGCCACGTGCTGATATTCGCGGTCGCCCTCGCGGTCGCGGCAATTCCGGAAGGACTGCCGGCGGTGCTGACGCTGACGCTGGCACTCGGCGTCGAACGAATGGCAAAACGCAAAGCGGTCGTCCGCCGCCTGAGCGCGGTCGAGGCTCTTGGCTCCGTGACCGTGATCGCTACGGATAAGACCGGCACGCTGACCGAAAACAAGATGACCGTCCGCGGTACGGATACTGCAGACGATCACGCCGCTCTCCATGCGATGGTCATCGCCAACGATGCCGACGAAGGCGGCGAGATCGGCGACCCGTTGGAAACAGCACTCCTCGAACATGCTCGCAGCGAAGGCATCGAAACTGCTGCCCTGCGTGCGGAATTTCCGCGTGTCACTGTGCGGCCCTTCGACAGCTCTTACAAATTCATGCGAGTGACCGTCCGTGAAGGTGCGGGAACAGTCAGCTATTTCAAGGGCGCTCCCGAGGTGCTGCTTGAGATGAGTTCGCTCGCGACAAGCGAACGCGAAAAATGGCAGACGCGTATCGCAGAGTATGCTGCGAAAGGGTTTCGCGTCCTCGCCGTCGGAAAAAGCACCGGCGAAAGCGAGGACGATATCGATTTCGTCGGCGTCATAAAGCTCTGGGATCCGCCGCGGCCCGAGGTGCCGGATTCTATTGCGGAGGCACGACGGGCGGGCATCCGCGTCGTCATGATCACCGGCGATCATCCCGATACGGCAAAGGCGATCGCGGGCGAGATAGGTATCGCCGCTACGGACGTATTGACCGGAGCAGACCTCGACAAGATGACCTCGCAAGAGCACGCTGAGGCCGTCCGCACGTGCGGCATCTTTGCCCGAGTGCTGCCCGAACACAAGCTCCTGCTCGTTGAAAAGCTGCGTGAACAGGGCGAGGTCGTTGCAATGACGGGCGACGGCGTGAACGATGCTCCGGCGCTAAAGCGCTCGGACGTCGGCGTGGCGATGGGCGATCGCGGCAGCGACGTTTCGCGTGAGGTCGCGGACCTCGTGCTGATGGACGACAATTTTGCGACCATCGTCGCCGCCATCGAAGAAGGCCGCAACATCTACGACAATATCCAGAAGTTCATACGATTTCTCTTCTCGACGAATCTCGCTCTCGTGCTGCTCGTTGTCGGCGGTGCGTTCGGCTCATTTATGCTCGGCCTGACCGACGAGCTCGGCGGACTGTTACTGCCGCTGACGGCGGTGCAATTGTTGTGGATAAACATCATCGCGGACGGGCCGCCTGCGCTTGCTCTTGGGCTGGATCACAATCGCGACGTTATGTCGCTCAGCCCGCGCGATCCTGCATCGCCGCTTCTGGACAAGCCTTCGATCCGCTTTATCGTTTCGACGGGCGTTGTAAAGGCTCTGATGGGCGGCATTTTGCTGGTAATGATGCCGCGTTATGGTTACAGTCTGCTCGCTACGCGGTCGGGCGTTTTCCTGTTCGAATCCATCGCACAGCTTGTTATGGCATATCCATCGCGAAAGATCATCTCGCCGCCCGAACGCAACATGGTTCTGCACATCGCGGTATTTGGCGGCATCGGTTTGCAGGCGGCGACAATATTTTTTCCGCCGCTCAGAAATCTGTTAGGATTGGAGACATTGGACGCGGCAGCATTCGGCATCATCGCGGCCGCGGTGTTGATCACATGGGCCGCTGCCGAGGTCACAACGCGTCTGGAACACCGTTTCGGAGCACACTAG
- a CDS encoding calcium/sodium antiporter, whose translation MLFSIFLIVAGLVVLTVGAELLVRGGASLALRLGITPLVIGLTIVAFGTGSPEFVVSLEAALKGSSGIALGNVIGSNISNLALILGCAALIAPMAVKAEILRREMPILMAVTAFLCIMMWDGVISRIDGILLTIGAVAYTVGAYIASRTKEDAEVEAEYDEAVKPSGRAGWLDAIFIFLGLGALIFGANILVDGAIDIAQVIGLSEAVIGLTIVAIGTSLPELATSVVASYRGEADISFGNVIGSNVFNILAVLGIAAMISPIPTEGIRSLDVGVFLGSVILVWAMLGRRYNIDRPEGIILVLGYVIYIVTLLASD comes from the coding sequence ATGCTCTTCTCAATTTTCCTCATCGTCGCGGGGCTAGTTGTTCTGACCGTCGGGGCTGAGCTGCTTGTACGCGGCGGTGCGTCGCTGGCGTTGCGGCTTGGCATAACGCCGCTTGTGATCGGATTGACCATCGTCGCGTTCGGAACGGGCAGCCCTGAATTCGTCGTCTCGCTTGAGGCCGCTCTAAAGGGCAGCAGCGGCATCGCGCTCGGCAACGTCATCGGCTCGAACATATCGAATCTCGCTCTCATCCTCGGCTGTGCGGCCCTGATCGCACCGATGGCCGTCAAGGCCGAGATACTCCGCCGCGAGATGCCGATATTGATGGCAGTTACGGCCTTTCTTTGCATCATGATGTGGGATGGCGTCATCTCGCGAATCGATGGGATATTGCTGACCATCGGTGCGGTCGCATACACGGTCGGGGCTTACATCGCTTCAAGAACGAAGGAAGACGCCGAGGTCGAGGCCGAGTATGACGAGGCAGTAAAGCCATCGGGCCGTGCCGGCTGGCTAGACGCGATTTTCATTTTTCTCGGTCTCGGCGCCCTTATTTTTGGTGCTAATATATTAGTTGACGGCGCAATTGATATAGCACAGGTCATCGGCCTCAGCGAGGCGGTGATCGGGCTGACCATCGTGGCGATCGGCACAAGTTTGCCGGAACTGGCCACGTCGGTCGTTGCGTCGTATCGCGGCGAAGCGGACATTTCTTTCGGCAACGTCATCGGCTCGAACGTTTTCAATATCCTCGCCGTGCTCGGCATCGCAGCGATGATCAGCCCGATCCCGACCGAGGGCATACGCTCGCTGGACGTTGGAGTATTTTTGGGCAGCGTCATTCTCGTATGGGCGATGCTCGGCCGCCGATACAATATCGACCGCCCGGAAGGGATAATCCTGGTTTTGGGCTATGTCATTTACATCGTGACACTGCTCGCGTCGGATTAA
- a CDS encoding DUF4160 domain-containing protein, with protein MPTIFRSGGFRFVIWPDDHAPPHVHIIRGTLLAAVINLGMGESPASIKANYRLNRRELASVLRVVLANNDMFVEEWTKIHGEG; from the coding sequence ATGCCTACTATTTTCCGAAGTGGTGGTTTCAGATTTGTTATATGGCCCGACGACCATGCGCCGCCGCATGTGCATATTATACGCGGCACATTGTTAGCGGCTGTGATCAATTTGGGAATGGGCGAAAGCCCTGCATCGATAAAGGCAAACTACCGACTAAACCGTCGGGAATTGGCGAGCGTTTTGCGGGTGGTGCTCGCGAACAACGACATGTTTGTCGAGGAGTGGACGAAGATTCATGGTGAAGGTTAA
- a CDS encoding CBS domain-containing protein has product MKVNEIMASPAITVGESTSLEDVARLMLDKGIGCVPVVDADGIIAGIVTEASFAAKSKGIPFSTFRAPQLLGRWLSDTSVANIYAEARQTPVSEIMVKNVVTIEEDESVNRAVELMLEHDINRIPVVRDGKPVGIVARHDLLRLMAGRV; this is encoded by the coding sequence ATGAAAGTAAATGAGATAATGGCATCACCCGCGATCACGGTCGGTGAATCGACCTCGCTGGAAGACGTTGCTAGGCTGATGCTCGACAAGGGCATCGGCTGCGTTCCTGTCGTAGATGCAGACGGCATAATTGCGGGCATCGTTACGGAGGCCAGTTTTGCGGCGAAGAGCAAGGGCATTCCGTTCTCGACATTTCGAGCCCCGCAGCTGCTCGGCCGTTGGCTTTCGGACACCAGCGTCGCCAACATCTACGCAGAGGCGCGGCAAACGCCGGTTTCCGAGATAATGGTGAAGAACGTTGTTACCATCGAAGAGGACGAATCCGTTAATCGTGCCGTCGAGCTGATGCTCGAGCACGACATCAACCGCATCCCCGTCGTACGCGACGGCAAGCCTGTCGGTATCGTTGCACGCCACGATCTGCTCCGGCTGATGGCGGGAAGAGTTTGA
- a CDS encoding calcium/sodium antiporter: MSDYLILALGLAAAGFGGEMFVRGAVGLAAWARIPAGIIGATVAAFATSAPELAVSVNASLEGKPHIALGDALGSNVANIGLVLGAALIFASLKAPRDSIKRDFPVAILAPLLTGLLVLDGELSRIDGAIMLVAFIVWIVAVVIEVKKQRSLAEEVLGDQNRLSIVFSVVAGLGLLIFAGRAIVWGAKGIAASFGLEEFVIGATVVAIGTSFPELATVIISKLRGHEEIGLGTILGSNIFNNFWIVSVATLIRPMENLPIRELAIGLGFGVITIALTFPGRGGIIGRRRGVMLLILCLAYTLTILQQ, from the coding sequence TTGAGTGATTACCTGATCCTCGCTCTCGGACTCGCAGCCGCCGGCTTTGGCGGCGAGATGTTCGTCCGCGGAGCCGTGGGCCTGGCCGCTTGGGCCCGAATTCCCGCAGGCATCATCGGTGCAACTGTTGCCGCGTTCGCAACCTCAGCTCCCGAACTCGCCGTCTCCGTCAACGCCTCTCTCGAAGGAAAACCGCATATCGCCCTGGGCGACGCTCTTGGCAGCAATGTTGCAAATATCGGCCTCGTGCTTGGTGCGGCACTCATTTTTGCTTCTCTAAAGGCCCCGCGTGACAGCATCAAACGGGATTTCCCTGTTGCGATCTTGGCGCCGCTGCTGACAGGACTGCTGGTGCTCGACGGCGAACTTTCCCGCATCGACGGCGCGATAATGCTCGTCGCCTTCATCGTCTGGATCGTTGCAGTTGTCATTGAGGTTAAAAAGCAGCGAAGCTTGGCCGAAGAAGTACTGGGCGATCAAAACCGTCTGAGCATCGTTTTTTCGGTTGTGGCGGGACTCGGGCTGCTGATCTTTGCGGGGCGTGCGATCGTCTGGGGAGCTAAAGGCATCGCGGCATCGTTCGGGTTGGAAGAATTCGTGATCGGAGCGACCGTCGTTGCCATAGGCACGTCGTTTCCGGAACTTGCGACCGTTATTATCTCGAAACTCCGCGGTCACGAAGAGATCGGGCTCGGGACGATACTCGGCAGCAACATCTTTAACAATTTCTGGATCGTTTCGGTCGCGACGCTGATACGCCCGATGGAAAACCTGCCGATCAGAGAACTCGCGATCGGGCTCGGCTTTGGCGTGATAACCATCGCTCTGACATTTCCCGGCCGCGGAGGCATCATCGGACGTCGCCGCGGCGTGATGCTGCTGATACTATGTCTGGCATACACGTTGACCATACTTCAGCAATAA
- the serA gene encoding phosphoglycerate dehydrogenase, producing the protein MAQTSYPKSKIKILLLENISDSAVREFGAGGYMEVQRLGGAASEEELTKAIRGVHVLGIRSKTQVTRNVLEAADKLLAVGAFCIGVNQVDLKAATEKGVAVFNAPHANTRSVAELIIGLCVMLIRKIADKNAAAHRGEWLKEAKGSFELRGKTLGIIGYGNIGSQVSIMAEALGMQVIYYDIATKLPHGNAKQIRDLKELLRRSHIVTLHVPSDLSTRNMIDAEAIRSMRRGALLLNYSRGDVVDLEAVKKALKSGKLAGAAIDVFPQEPEKNGDAFACPLQQLPNVILTPHIGGSTEEAQAAIGSDVTSKLIGYLDLGNSEGSHTVPPVSLPPQAGTHRILHIHRNIPGILGEINSRLSDRGFNILGQYLKTNEEIGYVVLDVDNKISKDAFAILKDIDGTIRARMVY; encoded by the coding sequence ATGGCTCAAACATCATACCCAAAATCCAAGATCAAGATCCTGCTGCTTGAGAATATTTCTGATTCGGCTGTTCGGGAGTTTGGTGCGGGTGGTTATATGGAGGTGCAGCGGCTGGGCGGGGCAGCCAGCGAGGAGGAGTTGACCAAAGCGATCCGGGGCGTGCATGTGCTCGGGATACGTTCAAAAACGCAGGTGACGCGAAATGTCCTCGAGGCGGCGGACAAGCTGCTTGCTGTCGGTGCTTTTTGTATTGGTGTCAATCAGGTCGATCTAAAAGCGGCGACGGAGAAGGGCGTTGCGGTGTTCAATGCGCCTCATGCGAATACGCGTTCGGTGGCTGAGCTGATTATCGGCCTTTGTGTAATGCTGATCCGCAAGATCGCAGATAAGAACGCGGCGGCTCATCGCGGCGAATGGCTGAAAGAGGCAAAAGGCTCATTCGAGCTTCGCGGCAAGACGCTCGGCATCATCGGCTATGGGAATATCGGTTCGCAGGTGTCGATAATGGCCGAGGCGTTGGGAATGCAGGTTATTTACTATGACATCGCGACCAAACTGCCGCACGGCAATGCCAAACAGATACGCGACTTAAAAGAGCTGCTCAGACGCTCGCACATTGTCACGCTGCACGTGCCGTCGGACCTTTCGACGCGGAACATGATCGACGCCGAAGCGATACGCTCGATGCGCCGCGGGGCCTTGCTGCTCAATTATAGCCGCGGCGACGTTGTCGATCTCGAAGCGGTTAAGAAGGCTCTTAAGAGCGGTAAGCTCGCGGGTGCGGCGATAGATGTTTTCCCGCAGGAGCCCGAAAAGAACGGCGATGCTTTCGCATGTCCGCTGCAGCAACTGCCGAACGTGATTTTGACACCGCACATCGGCGGTTCCACCGAAGAGGCACAGGCCGCCATCGGCTCGGACGTCACATCGAAGCTGATCGGCTATCTCGACCTCGGCAACAGCGAAGGCTCGCACACCGTCCCGCCCGTTTCACTGCCTCCGCAGGCCGGCACGCACCGAATTCTGCACATTCACCGCAACATTCCCGGCATCCTCGGCGAGATAAACTCGCGGCTATCGGACCGCGGTTTCAACATCCTCGGCCAATACCTGAAAACCAACGAAGAGATCGGCTACGTCGTCCTCGACGTTGACAACAAGATCTCGAAAGACGCCTTTGCGATACTGAAAGACATCGACGGAACCATCCGGGCAAGGATGGTTTACTAA
- the lpdA gene encoding dihydrolipoyl dehydrogenase, with amino-acid sequence MAEQFDVTIIGAGPGGYVAAVRGAQLGLKVAIIEKEKDAKLGGTCGLRGCIPTKALLNAAHLYQKAGEFEKFGLKVSGLEYDWAGVQNYKSGIVDKNAAGVTYLMKKNKVTVFNGHGKIAGKGKVEVALADGKKETIDTKNIIIATGSVVRPIPGFEVDGKQVVNSDQILELDRVPKSMIVMGSGAVGVEFASVYHRFGCETTVVELMDRIVPIEDADVSKELARAFKKQGIKCETGIKLDKLEKKKDAVKVSGKNAKGEDVTFEAEMLLVAVGRMPYLDGLGLDKTKVVVNPRGTVKVNEYCETDEPGVYAIGDVIDTAWLAHLASKEGILVVEKIAGKKVEPIKQNLVPNCTYCDPEVASVGLTEAKAIEAGYDVKVGKFPFSASGKARILGETDGFVKIVAEKKYDEVLGVHIIGPHATELLAEACVAMALETTADELGRVIHAHPTVSESVMEAAEGVHDMTIHM; translated from the coding sequence GTGGCAGAACAATTTGACGTAACTATCATCGGAGCCGGCCCGGGCGGCTATGTGGCGGCGGTTCGCGGAGCTCAGCTTGGGCTAAAGGTGGCAATTATTGAAAAAGAAAAGGACGCCAAACTCGGCGGCACCTGCGGTCTGCGCGGCTGTATCCCGACCAAAGCGTTGCTGAACGCGGCTCATCTCTATCAGAAAGCGGGCGAATTCGAGAAGTTCGGCCTCAAGGTATCTGGCCTCGAATACGATTGGGCCGGCGTTCAGAATTACAAATCCGGCATCGTCGATAAGAACGCCGCCGGTGTGACCTATCTGATGAAAAAGAACAAGGTCACTGTGTTCAACGGCCATGGCAAGATCGCCGGAAAAGGCAAGGTCGAGGTCGCTCTCGCAGACGGCAAAAAAGAGACGATCGACACCAAGAACATCATCATCGCGACCGGCTCGGTCGTGCGGCCGATCCCCGGATTTGAAGTTGACGGCAAACAGGTTGTGAATTCCGATCAGATACTCGAGCTCGACCGCGTGCCCAAATCAATGATCGTCATGGGCTCCGGCGCCGTCGGCGTCGAATTCGCGAGCGTTTATCACCGCTTCGGCTGCGAGACGACGGTCGTCGAGCTGATGGACCGAATTGTCCCGATCGAAGATGCTGACGTGTCAAAAGAACTCGCTCGCGCATTCAAAAAACAGGGCATCAAATGCGAGACCGGCATCAAGCTGGACAAGCTGGAAAAGAAAAAGGACGCCGTCAAGGTTTCCGGCAAGAACGCGAAAGGTGAGGACGTGACGTTCGAAGCCGAGATGCTTCTCGTCGCCGTCGGCCGTATGCCATACCTCGACGGGCTGGGGCTCGACAAGACAAAGGTCGTCGTTAATCCCCGCGGCACCGTTAAGGTAAATGAGTATTGCGAGACCGACGAACCCGGCGTTTACGCCATCGGCGACGTCATCGACACAGCGTGGCTCGCTCATCTCGCTTCGAAAGAGGGCATCCTCGTCGTTGAAAAGATCGCGGGTAAAAAGGTCGAGCCGATCAAGCAAAACCTCGTCCCGAACTGCACATACTGCGACCCCGAGGTCGCCAGCGTCGGCCTGACCGAAGCCAAAGCGATCGAGGCGGGCTACGACGTCAAGGTCGGCAAGTTCCCATTCTCGGCCTCAGGCAAAGCCCGCATACTCGGCGAAACTGATGGTTTCGTCAAGATCGTCGCCGAAAAGAAATACGACGAGGTGCTTGGCGTTCACATCATCGGCCCGCACGCCACCGAACTCCTTGCCGAAGCCTGCGTCGCCATGGCACTCGAGACCACCGCAGACGAACTCGGCCGCGTCATCCACGCTCACCCGACCGTCTCCGAATCCGTTATGGAAGCCGCCGAAGGCGTGCATGATATGACGATACATATGTAA
- a CDS encoding DUF4242 domain-containing protein has translation MPKFVIEREIPGAGSMTAADLHGASAKSCSVLNAMGAEIQWIHSYVTDNKIYCVYTAPNKEMIEEHARESGFPANSISEVRALIDPSRAAA, from the coding sequence ATGCCAAAATTTGTGATCGAAAGAGAAATTCCCGGTGCAGGATCGATGACCGCGGCCGATCTGCATGGCGCGTCCGCAAAGTCTTGCAGCGTGCTGAACGCGATGGGTGCCGAGATACAGTGGATCCACAGCTACGTTACGGACAACAAGATCTATTGCGTTTACACCGCACCCAACAAGGAAATGATCGAAGAACATGCACGTGAATCCGGATTTCCCGCAAACAGTATTTCTGAGGTCCGAGCTCTGATCGATCCTTCGCGAGCTGCGGCCTGA
- a CDS encoding type II toxin-antitoxin system RelE/ParE family toxin: protein MREIVFYRTENGKFPIEDFLDSLTAKQARKVTWVMSLVETLERVPRQYFKKLESTDDIWEIRVDVGRDAFRLLGFMHKGNLVVLTNGFSKKSQKTPISEIELAERRKRDHLDRSKKNE from the coding sequence GTGAGGGAGATAGTCTTCTACAGGACCGAAAATGGAAAATTCCCGATAGAAGATTTCCTTGATTCTTTGACAGCAAAGCAGGCTCGAAAGGTCACTTGGGTAATGTCTTTGGTAGAGACGCTCGAAAGGGTTCCGCGTCAGTATTTCAAGAAACTTGAATCGACCGACGACATCTGGGAAATAAGAGTTGATGTTGGTCGAGATGCATTCCGCCTGCTCGGATTCATGCACAAAGGCAATTTGGTTGTTTTGACCAACGGTTTCTCTAAGAAGTCACAAAAGACGCCGATCTCTGAAATTGAATTGGCTGAACGGCGAAAGAGGGATCATTTAGATAGGAGTAAGAAAAATGAGTGA
- a CDS encoding type II toxin-antitoxin system VapC family toxin — translation MRRVVDASVAVKWYVPETLNHQADTLLTQSDVLYAPDLVIPEFGNIIWKKIRRSELTEGEGTAIVKAFSRSGLRIRAHRPVAHSAFVGACLSGQTVYDWTYLALAISLSCEFVTADRKFYDSLSGTSLGKHLKWLGDL, via the coding sequence ATGAGACGCGTCGTTGATGCCAGCGTCGCGGTTAAATGGTACGTTCCTGAGACACTCAATCACCAAGCGGACACTCTGCTCACACAAAGCGATGTCCTGTATGCGCCTGACCTAGTGATCCCTGAGTTTGGCAACATCATCTGGAAAAAAATCAGGCGTAGTGAACTCACCGAAGGCGAAGGCACTGCAATAGTAAAGGCATTTTCCCGGTCGGGTTTGCGGATTCGGGCTCACAGGCCGGTTGCTCATTCTGCTTTTGTCGGAGCATGCCTCTCGGGCCAGACGGTTTACGATTGGACATATTTGGCACTTGCCATTTCACTTTCGTGCGAATTTGTAACTGCCGACCGTAAGTTCTACGATTCTCTTTCTGGGACTTCGCTCGGAAAACATCTGAAATGGCTCGGAGATCTTTGA
- a CDS encoding helix-turn-helix transcriptional regulator — MSDLKKYISKRKKADAEFAKDYEKGFENFKIGVLLRQARESSGITQEQVAEKLRTNKSAISRIENHSDDIRLSTLRKYARALGKDIRLEIA; from the coding sequence ATGAGTGATCTTAAAAAGTACATTAGTAAGCGAAAGAAGGCAGATGCTGAATTCGCCAAGGACTATGAGAAAGGCTTTGAGAATTTCAAGATCGGAGTACTTTTGCGACAGGCTCGTGAGAGTTCTGGGATAACGCAGGAACAGGTCGCCGAAAAGCTGCGCACCAACAAATCCGCGATTTCAAGGATCGAAAATCATTCGGACGACATACGGCTATCTACGCTTCGCAAGTATGCAAGAGCACTGGGCAAAGATATCAGGCTTGAAATAGCTTAA